A region of Maribacter algicola DNA encodes the following proteins:
- the trxA gene encoding thioredoxin, with amino-acid sequence MKSSFKNIVDSEIPVLVDFYADWCGPCKMLAPILKQVKDAMGDRLKIVKIDVDKNQKLAAKYNVRGVPTMMLFKNGKQVWRQSGVLQKNDILNVIKQYI; translated from the coding sequence ATGAAGAGCTCGTTTAAGAATATAGTAGATTCTGAAATTCCCGTCCTGGTTGATTTTTATGCAGATTGGTGTGGGCCGTGCAAAATGTTGGCTCCCATTCTTAAGCAGGTGAAGGATGCAATGGGAGACCGTCTAAAAATCGTAAAGATAGATGTGGACAAAAACCAAAAATTAGCCGCAAAATATAATGTTAGGGGCGTACCCACCATGATGCTCTTCAAAAATGGCAAGCAGGTATGGCGGCAATCCGGAGTACTTCAAAAGAACGATATCCTTAATGTAATCAAGCAATATATCTAA
- a CDS encoding universal stress protein yields MKNILIPTDFSANAENAIAFALDLFKCDRTNFYLMHAYADELYQKNHSTEDGNFSAEKKKMAQASEEKLIEIISRAKRDKHNPKHRFESISVFESLVDGVNDFVNLKDIDLVLMGTKGQTANKNITFGSHTVQVFKYVKCPVLAIPSDYTFSQPKKILFPSDYMIPYKRRELKLLDTLAGRFKSEVHSLYISDFEDLSHRQTDNQLFLKGSLPKAKLSFIRTEVKNRGIAIMDYAQEHGMDMLVMVNSRHSFLEDMLYRSTVDQIALNPVIPFLVLQNLPR; encoded by the coding sequence ATGAAAAATATTCTTATTCCAACCGATTTTTCTGCCAATGCCGAGAATGCCATCGCGTTTGCATTGGATCTCTTTAAATGTGACCGCACCAATTTTTATTTGATGCATGCCTATGCCGATGAACTCTATCAGAAAAACCATAGTACGGAAGACGGCAATTTCAGTGCGGAGAAGAAAAAAATGGCTCAGGCTTCAGAAGAAAAACTTATTGAGATAATTTCAAGGGCTAAACGGGATAAGCACAACCCAAAGCATCGCTTTGAATCCATTTCTGTATTTGAATCCCTGGTAGACGGGGTCAACGATTTTGTCAACCTTAAGGATATTGACTTGGTACTAATGGGAACCAAAGGTCAGACAGCGAACAAGAACATCACTTTTGGAAGTCATACCGTTCAGGTCTTTAAATATGTAAAGTGCCCAGTCTTGGCCATTCCCAGTGATTATACATTTTCACAGCCCAAAAAGATATTGTTCCCATCAGATTATATGATTCCCTACAAACGAAGGGAACTTAAACTATTGGATACTTTGGCTGGCCGATTTAAGTCCGAAGTCCATTCGCTCTACATTTCGGATTTTGAGGATTTGAGCCATAGGCAAACGGATAATCAGTTGTTCCTCAAGGGATCGCTGCCCAAGGCCAAACTTAGCTTCATAAGAACGGAAGTTAAGAACAGGGGAATTGCCATTATGGATTACGCCCAAGAACATGGTATGGACATGTTGGTCATGGTAAATTCCAGGCACTCTTTTTTGGAGGATATGCTCTACCGTTCCACCGTTGACCAAATAGCCCTTAACCCAGTCATACCATTTTTAGTTTTACAAAACCTACCTCGTTAA
- a CDS encoding universal stress protein, translated as MKKIILPTDFSENAWNAIFTALKIYADVKCHFYIVNAYEPGVLKPLGTEGHKRLDVIYDSLSQHSEKELAEIHTYLDKNHTNLQHSFETVSMENTFEEAMEILASEKDADLIIMGTQGATGAKQVFLGSNTVKVLKKLPNIPILAVPDSFNFQKLKTVLFSTDYMKGYDKFELDSLLELVNIWNAKIEIIHVTEEFTLNETQKTNKNILEERLSGLEFTFTDLPFNSSTAYTIAQYTNNRTSDILGIIRHQHTFWEKIIGEPVVKKLAFNSEIPLLFLPEK; from the coding sequence ATGAAAAAAATAATTCTACCTACAGATTTTTCTGAAAATGCCTGGAACGCCATCTTTACGGCCCTAAAGATCTATGCGGATGTCAAGTGTCATTTTTATATCGTGAACGCCTATGAACCAGGTGTTTTAAAACCTTTGGGCACTGAAGGTCACAAAAGATTGGATGTGATTTACGATTCCCTTTCACAGCATTCAGAAAAGGAATTGGCAGAAATACATACCTATCTCGATAAAAACCATACCAACCTACAACACAGTTTTGAGACGGTTTCCATGGAAAATACCTTTGAGGAAGCCATGGAAATATTGGCTTCTGAAAAGGATGCTGACCTTATCATCATGGGTACCCAGGGAGCTACAGGAGCCAAACAGGTGTTCTTGGGCAGCAATACGGTAAAAGTGCTCAAAAAGCTACCAAATATTCCCATTTTGGCCGTTCCGGATTCCTTCAATTTTCAAAAGTTGAAAACTGTCCTTTTCTCTACGGATTATATGAAGGGGTATGACAAATTTGAATTGGACAGTCTCTTGGAACTCGTGAACATTTGGAATGCGAAAATCGAAATTATACATGTAACGGAAGAGTTCACCCTGAACGAAACACAGAAAACCAACAAAAATATTTTGGAAGAACGGCTTTCTGGTTTGGAATTTACATTTACCGATCTTCCCTTCAACTCCAGTACGGCATACACTATAGCACAGTATACCAACAACAGGACTTCGGATATACTCGGTATTATCAGGCACCAACATACCTTTTGGGAAAAGATCATTGGGGAACCGGTAGTGAAGAAACTAGCATTTAACTCTGAAATCCCCTTGCTATTCCTCCCTGAAAAATAA